AATATTGAGATTGACATCAATGATGATGAAACTGACAATTTATTGCCTAAAAAACATTGCACAAGGCTTTCTTATAACAAAATATACTACACCAGATGAGACTTCTCATAATATGCTATATTAAGCCAGCTCTGAGCCAAATTTCCTCCCAACTCAACTCAATCTCGCAACTACTTGGTTTGGCTACAAAATTCTGTTCTGCCATGAGCATGACCTTATCTTCCAAATTTCTAAGAAATTACGAACCATTTTCTTTACAAAAAGAAACTCTTCCAATCATTAATATCTCTTGGTTTGGAATACAATCATAAGAATAATGTGTTCAGAACAAAGATCATACTGCAAAACAGCCAACCTATTGAACAGAGCAGGAATGAGAAGCATTAGCAGAACATCCAAGAAAGTTGCCACAGAACTCCTGGAAACTATATTTAGTGCAACAAGGTTTTGAACAAAAGTTGGTCAACAGAACAAATCAGGATGACAGAATTGCACAGCTTCCAATATAATCAACCAATAGAGTATTACCAGCACCAGCAGAATATAAAAAAACTTACCAAAAGGAAAACAGGAGCACGAAAACAAATGTaaggaaaaacacaaaaatgagGGAAAATCCCAGTTAAAATCCATATAATGACCAAACTAAGTACTTGTTTTTTAATTGATAATATACCTCTGTTACAAGATGACATGGTCATAAAATGTCCAATTGGTACAAACTCACTCTTTAGATGAATCAAAACtgctttcttttgcttttaaaGAGCTTTTCTCTTTTGGAGTACACATATATGATTGAACAGAAACATAGTCCACCTACTGATACTGAAGCCCATGGAAATGGAGGATCCTTGAAGCAAACAAGAGAGGCCTCCAGTTCTTGTGATGCATGATAAAGAAGCGAGTGGATTGCATACAAGTCATGGTCAGAAGACCTCAAGTAATATAAAGCCATCTCAAAGTCCAAATGAGATAGTGCAGAAACAGCTTTATCCAATTTGTACTTGAACAAATTCCACCTTTGCACGAACTCAACATGTTGATTCTGTTTTAGCAGGTTTCTGTCCGCACCATGTGCAGATATTGAATCAAGCACCTCAAGTGCACTAGTGATACTGTAATTCAGAGATGTCAGGAGGACATTTCTCCGGGCAGCATCCTTCTGCACGAATGACAAAGATGAAATCTCTGAAAATGGCCCAAATGGAGTCTGGCCAACACTCCAGGTATAATCCACCAGAGTGCTGTTATGTCTGGGGCTCCATAACAGATGGGTTGGTGACACTCCCCACATACTCTGGAGAATCGAGCCAACAAGGGGTCTCTCAAGTTCCCTTGTCTGCGTGATCACATGACGGCCATTACAGCCATAATCACCCACCGTCTGAGTACTCCTTGTCCTCACTGCAATGACCATATCATTAAAAGCAACCGACTGGTGGTACCGATCAAGCAACATCAACCTATTGATGTCCAAATCAAAAATATACACCGGAAGAACCCTACCGAAATCCTCATCCGGAACTCCTGCGGCACTCCTCAATTGATCCGCAGAATCCGATAGTATCTGATGCAAACGCTTCGAGTCCAAAGACTCGCTGACTATCAATGTATAATTCTCAAACAAGAACCTCGAAGTGTATGAATTCATCGAGCGTGAAATTGCAAATGAACAGATTGGACATTCCGAGAACATGACTTCGTAAGTTCTAAACCTCAATGACTGATCCCCCAACAACAAACCCCCATCATTAACCTCATCCATAAACGTTCTCTCAATCGATTTCCAGTCCAGACCATGCATGTCCTTACCTTCAGACCCATGAACATGGATGAACTGCACTATAAGCGAATTCTCAAATGGAACCGGAATCCTCAAAGAAGGAACCAACAGAACCTGATAGGCACTCCAAACCAAAGACGCCAAATCCGCAAGCAATGCTTGCTGAGACTTGGGACTGCCGTGCAAGACCGCCAATGGATGAAACTCGCCCCTTGGCAGGACACCATCACCAGACAAAGCAGGCCCGTAATCAACCGGTCCAGCAGCTAAATCAATCCACAAGTACCGATCCTTCCCAGTCCAAATACTGCCCAAACACCTAGTAAAAGCAGGGGAAGAGTCCCCAAGCCCATACGTGTAGGCGTAGGGCTTGAGTTGAGGATTCAAATTGAGCAAGTAAATATAAACCCCTTGAACGGGCTTCTCCTTCTCGAAATCCTGTTTAACAATTCGATCGACGACGGAGTAAGGAACCGAGTGAAGAGAATGTCGGAGGCTGGAGGCAGATCGTTCGATCTCGAAGCGAATTGATTCGGATATTAAGGAAGcgagggaggaagaaggagaaacatCGAGATGAAGGGAGTGTTTGATGGTGAGATGATGAGGGTCGGAGGAGCTTATGACATGGAATTGATCAGAGAAGTGAGTGGCTGAaatgaaagaagagaggagggaCTGAGAATTTGGGGAGAAAGAGCCGACGAGCTTGATGGTGACGGGAACTGAGATTTCCAGGGAaagaagggaggagatgagagagGAGACATGAGTAAAGGATTGTTGGGATAGGGATTTCTTGacggaagaggagagagaaaggaaggagtcGTTGAAGGCTTGTGGATCGAGACGGGATTGTTGGGTGAGGAAGGAGTCGAGACCTATGATGGAGAGAGATGAAATGGTGGTGGGGAAGAAGAATGTGAGGAGGAGCAAGAACAGTACGGTGAAGCTGGTGATGGTGGCCTTCAAGGTGGGGTAGGGGTTTTTGGGTTGAAGCATCATGGTTTGGTAAATGAAGATTGGAGGAGGAGaccactctttttttttttcccagagAATGAGGGATGAGGTCAACTAGTTGATCCCAGTAGAGGGTGATGTGTTCAGTACCTCAGGCTCGGTAAACAGACCAGTACCGGAAAGAGGACAACAACGACCCGCCGCCCACGGGCACGGAAATGGAGCAAGTTTTTTCATCGACAATGCCAAAAATCGATTAGAACACAATAGTCGGTATGAAGAAAATGGTCTTAAGAGAGTGAGTGAATTGCATATGTACGGTTCAGGGCGTATGAGACCCTAAGCTCCCTAGGATGTATGCGCCCAACGGTTGGATACTTCCtcggcgtgctgggctccctgaagAAGAGCTCAATTCTTTCAACATCCCACcgaaaagagagaatgatatTATTGCCCAATCATTTGTCAAATGTTCTTCCAATTGCTTTTTGCAACTCCTATTTTATGTGTTTTCAATGGGCAGCGAACACCTTATGGGATATCTAAATCAAATGCAAGCCACGTTGAACAACATAGACTAGACTACCAATGCCTCAGTATTCTTTGTGGGGTTTGGAAATGGTGGTTATAGGAGGCAAGATCAAGACAAAAAACATGGGTCTTCTTCAAGAGTTCAAAGCTAGTTTGCAATTGGGACACACCACTGGATAGAGGCATAGACAGATTCGAAGAGAGAAATCAAGCTTACTCCGAATCTTGAGGATGTTCCTTGGCATTGGGATTGTTTTAAAGTTATGTTTAAGGTTCACTTGTGTAGCactgattttca
The nucleotide sequence above comes from Telopea speciosissima isolate NSW1024214 ecotype Mountain lineage chromosome 3, Tspe_v1, whole genome shotgun sequence. Encoded proteins:
- the LOC122654237 gene encoding uncharacterized protein LOC122654237, whose product is MMLQPKNPYPTLKATITSFTVLFLLLLTFFFPTTISSLSIIGLDSFLTQQSRLDPQAFNDSFLSLSSSVKKSLSQQSFTHVSSLISSLLSLEISVPVTIKLVGSFSPNSQSLLSSFISATHFSDQFHVISSSDPHHLTIKHSLHLDVSPSSSLASLISESIRFEIERSASSLRHSLHSVPYSVVDRIVKQDFEKEKPVQGVYIYLLNLNPQLKPYAYTYGLGDSSPAFTRCLGSIWTGKDRYLWIDLAAGPVDYGPALSGDGVLPRGEFHPLAVLHGSPKSQQALLADLASLVWSAYQVLLVPSLRIPVPFENSLIVQFIHVHGSEGKDMHGLDWKSIERTFMDEVNDGGLLLGDQSLRFRTYEVMFSECPICSFAISRSMNSYTSRFLFENYTLIVSESLDSKRLHQILSDSADQLRSAAGVPDEDFGRVLPVYIFDLDINRLMLLDRYHQSVAFNDMVIAVRTRSTQTVGDYGCNGRHVITQTRELERPLVGSILQSMWGVSPTHLLWSPRHNSTLVDYTWSVGQTPFGPFSEISSLSFVQKDAARRNVLLTSLNYSITSALEVLDSISAHGADRNLLKQNQHVEFVQRWNLFKYKLDKAVSALSHLDFEMALYYLRSSDHDLYAIHSLLYHASQELEASLVCFKDPPFPWASVSVGGLCFCSIIYVYSKREKLFKSKRKQF